The nucleotide sequence GCTCGACCGGTAGGCATTTCGCAGGTGCGGACTCGCGGCGTGGACATAGGAACTGGGGTCCCGAATCGAGTCGACGCGGTCTATCGAGACTTCGACACCGAGCTGGTCGACGTGCGCCGCAGGGCCATCCGGCCTACCGACGCGTATGCCAGCGGATGCACCGGCTCATCGCCGAAGAGGCCGGCCACGCTGCCCTTGCGGCCGCGATGACTTTCGTGGATCATTCGGCAGTCAAACTTGAGCGTTTGGAGTCCGAGCGCTCCATCGACCGGAAGCGCGCAACGAGAAGTGCCGCAGAATACTGAGGACTGGCAGAATCCGGGATCTGGCTCCAAGAACGGAACCAGAGATCATCAAACCCTGCCTCACGCTGGTGCTCAAAGACCGGCGGCGGGCACGGCAACGACGGGCGGGGCACCGTAGTGTGTGCGAAACTGTAACACGGTAGGCGGCCAACGAGGTTATTGCCTTGGTCTCCGGACCGTCGCTGGTGCGGACTCGGAGGATTCTGTACCGTTACTCAACTTCTGAAAGCGAGCGGCGGCGATCTGCATGTACGCCGGGACGTGGCCTAGCGTGTACCGTTCGGTCATGGCTGCGGTCGAGTGCCCCAGCAACTCCTTCACGATGCGGGTGTCGCCGGTGACCTGATACATGGCGGTCCCGTAGCTGTGGCGGAGGTCGTAAGGACGAATGCCCGTGATTCCGAGCCTCGCGAGGGCGAGGCGGAATGCTCGAT is from Acidobacteriota bacterium and encodes:
- a CDS encoding site-specific integrase codes for the protein FTGMRPSEIMRYRPEHWNRVDRVLTVLTGKGGRTRTIPLTAEGEAALRDLEALGAVGRFSTSTVHRAFRLALARLGITGIRPYDLRHSYGTAMYQVTGDTRIVKELLGHSTAAMTERYTLGHVPAYMQIAAARFQKLSNGTESSESAPATVRRPRQ